The following are encoded in a window of Flavobacteriales bacterium genomic DNA:
- a CDS encoding LysM peptidoglycan-binding domain-containing protein, giving the protein MLSQAQETRTIAGKRYTVHVVEAGQTLFAIGRSHAVPVEALLAANPEAKEGLSIGQEILIPQDAVVRKEVRNAPVLLRDGELLHTVARKETLFGIARNYGLHINDLLERNPELNASGLREGMEVIIPMAQRTDVRDPALRPAEGGNVHEHLVRPGETLYGLGQLYGVEPDRIAAANNGLPEGLKAGSFVRIPLPAGTEIPVATDPRPVMGGTMHRVGLMLPFALDRNDSLRAARLAPGDKPLHEATRIAAQFYAGALLAIEAAELEGLLAEVTVLDMGEDARTWASVLKRSELQRQDLFIGPFHRSAIEQLARAHPGAHIVCPVPQSNKVILGHPNVSKATASRNDLIRHTARYVAQRHGRDNIILLKPDIHADRDAQDQMSRALADALANQNSRLRDTALVARPGRRDLGDLPGKLSHDRLNVVVAPSDDVEFVTNLVGKLKSLATKQRIILVGLESWATMETVAATDLEVLGFMYASPTWVDHGEARVQAFTRTFRERFGHDVDEYAFLGYDVTRHYLRAMAATDGGAPVRMDLPQNDLLHMGFRLTRTGPENGWRNEYAVMLQQKEYRLVKAP; this is encoded by the coding sequence ATGCTTTCCCAGGCGCAGGAGACCCGCACCATCGCCGGCAAGCGCTACACGGTGCATGTGGTGGAAGCCGGGCAGACGCTGTTCGCCATCGGCCGCAGCCATGCCGTGCCGGTCGAAGCCCTCCTCGCCGCCAATCCGGAGGCGAAAGAGGGACTGAGCATCGGTCAGGAGATCCTCATCCCCCAGGATGCCGTGGTGCGCAAGGAGGTACGTAACGCTCCGGTGCTGCTGCGCGATGGCGAACTGCTGCACACCGTGGCGAGGAAGGAGACGCTCTTCGGCATCGCCCGCAACTACGGCCTGCACATCAACGACCTGCTCGAGCGGAACCCGGAATTGAACGCTTCCGGTCTGCGCGAAGGCATGGAAGTGATCATCCCCATGGCCCAGCGCACCGACGTCCGCGATCCCGCGCTGCGGCCAGCCGAGGGAGGAAACGTGCACGAGCATCTTGTGCGGCCGGGCGAAACGCTTTATGGTCTCGGTCAACTCTACGGTGTGGAGCCCGACCGGATCGCTGCCGCCAACAATGGCCTGCCTGAAGGCTTGAAGGCCGGCAGCTTCGTGCGGATCCCGCTGCCCGCGGGGACCGAAATTCCGGTGGCGACCGATCCCCGGCCGGTGATGGGAGGCACGATGCACCGGGTGGGGCTCATGCTGCCTTTCGCGCTGGACCGGAACGACAGCCTGCGTGCGGCTCGCCTGGCGCCGGGCGACAAGCCCTTGCACGAGGCCACGCGCATCGCCGCGCAGTTCTATGCCGGAGCGCTTTTGGCCATCGAGGCGGCGGAGCTAGAAGGTCTGCTGGCGGAAGTGACCGTGCTGGACATGGGTGAGGACGCGCGCACATGGGCCTCCGTGCTGAAGCGTTCCGAACTGCAGCGCCAGGACCTGTTCATCGGACCCTTCCACCGCAGTGCCATCGAGCAGCTCGCGCGGGCGCATCCCGGCGCGCACATCGTGTGTCCGGTACCGCAGAGCAACAAGGTCATCCTGGGCCACCCCAACGTGAGCAAGGCCACCGCTTCGCGCAACGACCTCATCCGCCACACGGCGCGCTACGTGGCTCAGCGCCATGGCCGCGACAACATCATCCTGCTGAAGCCCGACATCCACGCCGACCGCGATGCGCAGGACCAGATGTCCCGCGCTTTGGCGGATGCTTTGGCCAACCAGAATTCACGGCTTCGTGATACCGCCTTGGTGGCCCGGCCCGGCCGCCGTGACCTGGGTGACCTGCCCGGCAAGCTCAGCCACGATCGGCTGAATGTGGTGGTGGCGCCGAGCGATGATGTGGAGTTCGTCACCAACCTGGTGGGCAAGTTGAAGAGCCTGGCCACCAAGCAGCGCATCATATTGGTGGGCCTGGAAAGTTGGGCCACCATGGAGACCGTGGCCGCGACGGACCTGGAGGTGTTGGGCTTCATGTACGCGAGTCCCACCTGGGTGGACCATGGCGAAGCCCGAGTGCAGGCCTTTACGCGCACCTTCCGGGAGCGGTTCGGCCATGATGTGGACGAGTACGCCTTCCTGGGCTACGACGTCACCCGCCATTACCTGCGCGCCATGGCCGCAACGGACGGCGGTGCACCCGTGCGCATGGACCTTCCCCAGAACGACCTGTTGCACATGGGCTTCCGCCTCACGCGCACCGGTCCTGAGAATGGCTGGCGCAACGAGTATGCGGTGATGCTGCAACAGAAGGAGTATCGCCTGGTGAAGGCGCCATAG
- a CDS encoding response regulator transcription factor yields the protein MNGASDIRVALVEDDPVIRETIAHLLRLEKGFDLMSVFANGEDAVAGMPRKEVDIVLMDISMPGMTGIDCMRELRGDMPATQFLMYTMHDDDHRVFEALKGGATGYILKSSSPDQIIEAIKELHQGGAPMSTAVARRVVAHFRPVHQQSAKGKSPLSEREHAVLELLSQGLLYKEIADRLGLTIGTVKQHIHRMYGKLHVQNRVEAVNKFYGR from the coding sequence ATGAATGGTGCGAGCGACATCCGCGTGGCGTTGGTGGAGGACGACCCGGTGATCCGGGAGACGATCGCGCATCTGCTTCGGCTTGAAAAGGGTTTCGATCTGATGTCCGTGTTCGCCAATGGCGAGGATGCTGTGGCCGGTATGCCGCGCAAGGAGGTCGACATCGTGCTCATGGACATCAGCATGCCCGGCATGACCGGGATCGACTGCATGCGCGAACTGCGTGGTGACATGCCCGCCACACAATTCCTCATGTACACCATGCACGACGATGACCACCGCGTGTTCGAAGCGCTCAAGGGCGGCGCCACGGGCTACATCCTCAAGAGCAGTTCGCCGGACCAGATCATCGAGGCGATCAAGGAGCTGCACCAAGGCGGCGCGCCCATGAGTACCGCCGTGGCCCGCCGCGTGGTGGCCCATTTCCGGCCCGTGCATCAGCAGAGCGCCAAGGGCAAAAGCCCCCTCTCCGAGCGCGAGCACGCCGTGCTGGAGCTGCTCTCGCAAGGTCTGCTCTACAAGGAGATCGCCGACCGCCTCGGCCTCACCATCGGTACGGTGAAACAGCACATCCACCGCATGTACGGCAAGTTGCACGTGCAGAATCGTGTGGAGGCGGTCAACAAGTTCTACGGGCGGTAG
- the guaA gene encoding glutamine-hydrolyzing GMP synthase produces the protein MTGFILILDHGSQYTQLIARRVRELNVYCEIHPFSQASRFKDDPAVRGVILSGSPSSVHDKNAPDTDLTGFFGRVPVLGICYGAQLLAKRAGASVERSNTREYGRAHLSTLGASHLFDGIQAGTQVWMSHGDSITAPSEAMEVIASTADVPVAAFRLRDHMTFAVQFHPEVYHTTDGLQLLHNFVIGICGCAGDWTPHAFVENTVARLREQIGGDQVVLALSGGVDSSVAALLLDRAIGDQLHCIFVDNGLLRKDEYARVLESYRHLGLNIKGVDARAEFFAALSGLGDPEEKRKAIGRTFIEVFDREAHRIQDVKWLAQGTIYPDVIESVSVNGPSVTIKSHHNVGGLPERMKLQVVEPLRLLFKDEVRRVGRELALDPIILGRHPFPGPGLAIRILGEVTAEKVALLQEVDDIFIAGLKEEGLYDQVWQAGAILLPVRSVGVMGDERTYENAVALRAVTSTDGMTADWCHLPYEFLARISNRIINRVRGVNRVVYDISSKPPATIEWE, from the coding sequence GTGACCGGCTTCATCCTCATCCTTGACCACGGTTCGCAGTACACCCAGCTCATCGCGCGCCGCGTGCGCGAGTTGAACGTCTACTGCGAGATCCATCCTTTCAGTCAGGCCTCCCGTTTCAAGGACGACCCCGCCGTGCGTGGCGTCATCCTCAGTGGCAGTCCCAGCAGCGTGCACGATAAGAACGCGCCGGACACCGACCTGACCGGCTTCTTCGGGCGCGTGCCCGTACTGGGCATCTGCTACGGTGCCCAGTTGCTGGCCAAGCGCGCCGGAGCCAGCGTGGAGCGCAGCAACACCCGCGAATACGGCCGCGCGCACCTCAGCACCCTTGGGGCAAGCCACCTCTTCGACGGCATCCAGGCCGGCACCCAGGTGTGGATGAGCCACGGAGACAGCATCACCGCGCCCAGCGAGGCCATGGAAGTGATCGCCAGCACCGCCGACGTGCCCGTGGCCGCCTTCCGCCTGCGCGACCACATGACCTTCGCCGTGCAGTTCCATCCCGAGGTGTACCACACCACCGATGGCCTGCAATTGCTGCACAACTTCGTCATCGGCATCTGTGGATGCGCTGGCGATTGGACCCCCCACGCCTTTGTGGAGAACACCGTGGCTCGGCTGCGCGAGCAGATCGGCGGCGACCAGGTGGTGCTGGCGTTGAGCGGTGGGGTGGACAGCAGCGTGGCGGCCCTCCTCCTGGACCGCGCCATCGGCGACCAGCTCCACTGCATCTTCGTGGACAACGGCCTGTTGCGCAAGGACGAGTACGCCCGCGTGCTCGAGAGCTATCGTCACCTGGGCCTCAACATCAAAGGGGTGGACGCCAGGGCCGAGTTCTTCGCGGCGCTGAGCGGCCTGGGCGATCCCGAAGAGAAGCGCAAGGCCATCGGCCGCACCTTCATCGAGGTCTTCGACCGCGAAGCGCACCGGATCCAGGACGTGAAGTGGCTCGCGCAGGGCACCATCTATCCCGACGTGATCGAGAGCGTGAGCGTGAACGGCCCCAGTGTCACCATCAAGAGCCACCACAACGTGGGTGGTCTGCCGGAGCGCATGAAGCTGCAGGTGGTGGAACCGCTCCGGCTGCTGTTCAAGGACGAAGTGCGCCGGGTGGGCCGCGAGTTGGCGCTGGATCCCATCATCCTGGGCCGCCACCCCTTCCCCGGTCCCGGTCTGGCCATCCGCATCCTGGGCGAGGTCACCGCCGAGAAGGTGGCCCTCTTGCAGGAGGTGGACGACATCTTCATCGCAGGACTGAAGGAAGAAGGCCTCTATGACCAGGTCTGGCAGGCAGGCGCCATCCTGCTGCCTGTGCGCAGCGTGGGCGTGATGGGCGATGAACGCACCTATGAGAACGCTGTGGCCCTGCGCGCGGTGACCAGCACCGACGGCATGACGGCCGATTGGTGCCACCTGCCCTACGAGTTCCTGGCACGGATATCGAATCGCATCATCAACCGGGTGCGCGGCGTGAACCGCGTGGTGTACGACATCAGCTCGAAACCCCCGGCCACGATAGAATGGGAGTGA
- a CDS encoding tetratricopeptide repeat protein — MFCGCIGQLAAQQTVGRTMRQLPYFADSTLHHTLQRILVEMDAFSAERSMDLIGDALLRIDHDRDTEALYYLLSYRAEVLYYEGLFNDAMRDLDRCMELAHELADSTLVANVNNLRGLLHENIQDNRQALPYLREALAWFPRSPAARYPVTELHHIHGNLGSYLTNLGRLDSAALHLWRSLELARASGAERAEAVAHWSLGNLALRQQRPDSALRHYERSAAIARRANDHDIGVDALVGRANALVVVGRRKDAAMVLDSAETYLATHRSGVGMVTQRNFARVGAKTARDLGDLERALRLTGEWHRIDSTITARNIHSALNTQAELMRSDRDLEVAMLEQRQLFEALDHVQTTRLIAIIGSGIIMAVLALLYLVNMSRLRHKERLAGLEVLRLQQERTIAELRIREEVGRDMHDDLGAGLGALKLRSEMALRTESDPERRGQLMDLAQRTGELISSMRQIIWAMNSDQGSLEDLVAYTTGHARSYLLENGLEAEIDATGPWPDMQLTTQQRRNIFLVVKECLHNVVKHARAQRVSLVMRWDRGLHVAVQDDGTGLVVTSAANGGNGLRNIRRRITDLGGSLSVGGTQGTRVEFHVPLAGTNKSSLVSDQGSAPSSS; from the coding sequence ATGTTCTGCGGTTGCATCGGCCAGCTTGCCGCGCAACAGACCGTGGGACGCACCATGCGGCAGCTGCCCTACTTCGCGGACAGCACCCTGCATCACACCCTCCAGCGGATCCTGGTGGAGATGGACGCCTTCAGCGCGGAACGGTCCATGGACCTGATCGGCGATGCGCTGTTGCGCATCGATCATGACCGGGACACCGAGGCGCTCTACTACCTGCTGAGCTACCGCGCCGAAGTGCTCTACTACGAGGGCCTCTTCAATGATGCCATGCGCGACCTGGACCGCTGCATGGAACTGGCACACGAGCTGGCGGACAGCACGCTGGTGGCCAATGTGAACAACTTGCGCGGCCTGCTGCATGAGAACATCCAGGACAACCGGCAGGCCCTGCCCTATCTCCGCGAAGCCTTGGCCTGGTTCCCCCGTTCGCCCGCGGCGCGCTACCCGGTCACGGAACTGCACCACATCCATGGCAATCTGGGCAGTTACCTCACCAACCTGGGGCGCTTGGACAGTGCGGCGCTCCACCTGTGGCGCTCCCTGGAACTGGCCCGGGCTTCGGGCGCGGAACGGGCCGAGGCGGTGGCGCACTGGTCGCTGGGGAACCTCGCGCTTAGGCAGCAGCGGCCCGACAGCGCACTCCGGCACTACGAGCGATCGGCCGCCATAGCACGAAGGGCGAACGACCACGACATCGGTGTGGACGCCTTGGTGGGCCGTGCCAACGCGCTGGTAGTGGTAGGCCGGCGAAAGGATGCCGCCATGGTCCTGGACAGTGCCGAAACCTATCTGGCCACCCACCGCTCGGGGGTGGGCATGGTCACCCAAAGGAACTTCGCCCGGGTGGGTGCCAAGACCGCCCGCGACCTGGGCGATCTGGAACGCGCCCTGCGGCTCACAGGCGAATGGCACCGCATCGACAGCACCATCACGGCCCGCAACATCCACTCGGCCCTGAACACGCAGGCGGAGCTGATGCGCAGCGACCGCGACCTGGAGGTGGCCATGCTGGAACAGCGCCAGCTCTTCGAAGCCCTGGACCACGTTCAGACCACACGCCTCATCGCCATCATCGGCTCGGGCATCATCATGGCGGTCCTGGCTTTGCTCTATCTGGTGAACATGAGCCGTCTGCGCCACAAGGAGCGGCTCGCCGGGCTGGAAGTGCTGCGGCTGCAGCAGGAACGCACTATTGCCGAGTTGCGGATCCGTGAGGAGGTGGGCCGCGACATGCATGACGACCTCGGCGCCGGACTGGGCGCGTTGAAGCTGCGCAGCGAGATGGCCCTGCGTACCGAAAGCGACCCGGAAAGACGTGGGCAGCTTATGGATCTGGCCCAGCGCACCGGCGAACTCATCAGCAGCATGCGCCAGATCATCTGGGCCATGAACAGCGACCAAGGCAGCCTGGAGGACCTGGTGGCCTACACCACGGGGCACGCGCGCAGCTATCTCCTGGAAAATGGCCTCGAAGCCGAGATCGATGCCACAGGCCCATGGCCGGACATGCAGCTCACCACCCAGCAGCGGCGCAACATCTTTCTGGTTGTGAAGGAATGCCTGCACAATGTGGTGAAGCATGCCAGGGCCCAACGGGTATCGCTGGTCATGCGCTGGGACCGCGGATTGCATGTGGCGGTGCAGGACGATGGCACCGGCCTGGTCGTCACCTCGGCCGCTAACGGCGGCAACGGATTGCGCAACATCCGCAGGCGCATCACCGATCTGGGCGGCAGCCTCTCCGTGGGCGGCACGCAAGGCACACGGGTGGAATTCCATGTGCCCCTCGCGGGCACTAACAAAAGTTCCCTTGTCAGTGACCAAGGCTCGGCACCATCTTCGTCCTGA
- the bshC gene encoding bacillithiol biosynthesis cysteine-adding enzyme BshC, which yields MQAHRIPYRDTHRFGRIVLDLLADAEEIGEFRAYPHTLEGLTASANARSFDPAQRQVLCEVLRRQHADPDPHPAVRSNLEALADPRALTVATGHQLCLFGGPLYVAFKIINTVRLARDLSAALDRPVVPVFWMASEDHDRAEIDHVTIGGRHVQWPGEAGGAVGVMKLTGVAAVVEEAIAALGSSSHAGPIVEMLRAAYRPERTLAQATRHFLHAVFGRFGVVIVDGDDPALKQLFAPLMREELLNQVAFRAVTYANDKLGERYGAQAHVREINLFHLRPGHRSRIELRDDRYQVLDGGPALTLDELLAALENDPQVFSPNVLMRPIYQEHILPNVATIGGGGELAYWLQLRWLFQALRVPMPAVLLRSSAAFVAAKQLRQWHDMELTIGDLFRPEAEVHRQVVERGASDVIGVEQERATLRAMYDGLAARATTVDPTLRGLVEGRAAEAVKGLDRIAEGMLRAVKRRESTTIERITRTHAQLFPGGEPQERVESFIKLIADQGDEVLDLLLDRLDPLDPRFTVFEVA from the coding sequence ATGCAGGCCCACCGCATTCCCTACCGTGATACGCATCGCTTCGGTCGCATCGTGCTGGACCTGCTCGCCGATGCGGAGGAGATCGGGGAGTTCAGGGCGTATCCCCACACCTTGGAGGGCCTGACGGCCTCGGCCAACGCGAGAAGCTTCGACCCCGCGCAACGGCAGGTGCTGTGCGAGGTGTTGCGCCGACAGCATGCCGATCCGGACCCGCATCCCGCCGTCCGGTCCAATTTGGAAGCGCTCGCCGATCCCCGCGCGTTGACAGTGGCCACAGGCCACCAGCTTTGCCTCTTCGGCGGACCGCTGTATGTGGCCTTCAAGATCATCAACACTGTTCGCTTGGCACGCGACCTGTCGGCCGCGCTGGACCGCCCCGTGGTGCCCGTGTTCTGGATGGCCAGCGAGGACCACGACCGGGCGGAGATCGACCACGTCACCATCGGCGGGCGGCACGTGCAATGGCCCGGTGAGGCAGGTGGGGCCGTAGGGGTGATGAAGTTGACCGGCGTCGCAGCGGTGGTGGAAGAGGCGATCGCCGCCTTGGGGAGCTCTTCGCATGCCGGCCCGATCGTGGAGATGCTGCGTGCCGCCTACAGACCGGAGCGCACGTTGGCCCAGGCTACAAGACATTTCCTGCACGCGGTGTTCGGCCGCTTCGGTGTGGTGATCGTGGACGGCGACGACCCGGCGCTCAAACAGCTCTTCGCGCCGCTGATGCGGGAGGAATTGCTGAACCAGGTCGCGTTCAGGGCCGTGACCTACGCCAACGACAAGCTCGGTGAACGATACGGCGCGCAGGCCCATGTGCGCGAGATCAACCTGTTCCACCTGCGTCCGGGGCATCGTTCACGCATCGAGTTGCGCGATGACCGCTACCAGGTGCTGGATGGTGGTCCGGCCCTCACCCTGGACGAATTGCTGGCCGCCTTGGAGAACGATCCGCAGGTCTTCTCTCCAAACGTGTTGATGCGCCCGATCTACCAGGAGCACATCCTGCCCAATGTGGCCACCATCGGAGGGGGAGGGGAGCTCGCCTACTGGCTGCAATTGCGGTGGTTGTTCCAAGCGCTGCGGGTGCCCATGCCCGCTGTGCTTCTGCGCAGCAGTGCGGCATTCGTTGCCGCCAAACAACTGCGGCAATGGCACGATATGGAGCTGACCATCGGCGATCTGTTCCGCCCGGAGGCCGAGGTGCACCGGCAGGTGGTGGAGCGTGGCGCGTCGGACGTCATCGGGGTGGAGCAGGAGCGGGCCACCTTGCGTGCCATGTATGATGGGCTAGCCGCGCGTGCCACCACCGTGGATCCCACGCTGCGCGGACTTGTGGAGGGCCGGGCCGCGGAAGCCGTGAAGGGTTTGGACCGCATCGCGGAGGGCATGCTGCGCGCGGTGAAGCGCCGCGAAAGCACCACCATCGAACGCATCACGCGCACGCATGCCCAACTCTTCCCTGGCGGCGAACCGCAGGAACGTGTGGAGAGCTTCATCAAGTTGATCGCGGACCAGGGTGATGAGGTGTTGGACCTGCTGCTCGACCGGCTCGATCCGCTGGACCCACGCTTCACCGTGTTCGAGGTGGCATAG
- a CDS encoding tail fiber domain-containing protein, which produces MIAPTQRLHVAGSIRMVDGNQAAGRVLVSAADGTASWQALTPAQTSAWSLNGNAITAAHVLGSTNNISLKFMVNSQTAGEVSNGGLRTFLGYRAGESNTGAANTFIGYFSGLGNTTGANNTFVGVGTGENNLSASEGTFVGRSAGIANETGERNTYIGRFAGSANIAGSNNAALGWSAGNASNGYAACTFVGYDADGNNATAYSNSVAVGNLSRITADNQVRIGNAGNASIGGFAAWTNLSDGTFKTQVQENVPGLALIMALRPVTYRLDRDLINEMINVHTEAPMGLSDVHTGFIAQEVENAA; this is translated from the coding sequence GTGATCGCCCCCACCCAAAGGCTGCATGTGGCAGGCAGCATCCGCATGGTGGACGGCAACCAGGCCGCCGGCCGCGTGCTGGTGAGCGCCGCCGACGGCACGGCCAGCTGGCAGGCGTTGACCCCCGCCCAGACCAGTGCCTGGAGCCTCAACGGCAACGCCATCACCGCCGCGCATGTGCTGGGCAGCACCAACAACATCTCGCTCAAATTCATGGTGAACAGCCAGACCGCAGGCGAGGTCAGTAATGGGGGATTGCGCACATTCCTGGGCTACCGCGCGGGCGAGAGCAACACCGGGGCCGCCAACACCTTCATCGGCTACTTCAGCGGCCTGGGCAACACCACTGGAGCCAACAACACCTTTGTGGGGGTGGGCACGGGCGAGAACAACCTCAGTGCGAGCGAGGGCACCTTCGTGGGCCGCAGTGCCGGTATCGCTAATGAAACGGGCGAGCGCAACACCTACATCGGCCGTTTTGCCGGCAGCGCCAACATCGCGGGATCGAATAATGCAGCGCTGGGCTGGAGCGCCGGCAACGCATCCAACGGCTATGCGGCCTGCACCTTCGTAGGCTATGATGCCGATGGCAACAACGCCACCGCCTACAGCAACTCCGTGGCAGTGGGCAACCTGAGCCGGATCACCGCTGACAACCAGGTGCGGATCGGCAATGCCGGCAACGCCAGCATCGGTGGCTTCGCCGCCTGGACCAACCTGAGCGATGGCACCTTCAAGACCCAGGTGCAGGAGAACGTGCCAGGCCTGGCCCTGATCATGGCCCTGCGGCCCGTGACCTACCGCCTGGACCGCGACCTGATCAACGAGATGATCAACGTCCACACCGAGGCCCCAATGGGCCTGTCCGATGTACACACCGGGTTCATCGCGCAGGAGGTGGAAAACGCCGCATAG
- a CDS encoding DUF962 domain-containing protein, whose product MTKDSSTGRFRSLREFYPFYLSEHRHPVSRVLHFTGTSLIALWIALAILQRNAWWLSLIPIGGYGFAWVGHFFFEKNKPATFQYPGYSLASDFILWWHLLTGRERFDPRAQGS is encoded by the coding sequence ATGACGAAGGACAGTTCCACCGGACGATTCCGCAGCCTGCGGGAGTTCTATCCCTTCTATCTGAGCGAACACCGGCATCCGGTGAGCCGTGTGTTGCACTTCACCGGCACCAGCCTCATCGCCCTCTGGATAGCACTGGCCATCCTGCAGCGCAACGCCTGGTGGTTGTCGCTCATCCCCATCGGTGGCTATGGCTTCGCGTGGGTGGGCCACTTCTTCTTCGAGAAGAACAAGCCGGCCACCTTCCAGTACCCGGGCTACAGCCTGGCGAGCGACTTCATCCTGTGGTGGCACCTGCTCACGGGCCGCGAACGCTTCGATCCACGCGCCCAAGGGTCATGA
- a CDS encoding M23 family metallopeptidase: MHLHADLLPMRPIHSCAPIIILLLLSTIAPFASRAQQPKTHTGYIQPMDIPLDLSGNFMEPRSNHFHSGLDMRTQGREGIPVRAVADGWVSRIKISPWGYGKAVYIDHEDGHTTVYGHLQRLEGATAEACLDAQYRAKDFSIDIYPDKGKLPVKQGETIALSGNTGSSGGPHLHFEVRKTAGQRAIDPELFGLRAPDRTPPEIVGVRIHPLTDSSQVAPYPGKALGFAAQGGGGHYGLKPGERVAAFGTVGFSINTFDRYDNSTFRMGVRRIELFVDSVAVFTTRFDEVDFDHNRYCNAHVEFGLFKEHKKDYHRCFKLPHNKLRIYGKEPAQGRIVPVPGRDHAVRFVVTDGRGNTSELTFTLHGATAEEAASWPIPMLEGSLFRYDAANVLEEEGVRMTLPAMALYDDVFVRYARKPAPAKAYGPLHLLHDPLEPIHANCGLWIATPDIPERHRSKALIVSMEADGKLSPQGGTWQDGGVRAEVRAFGHYTVMLDTVPPKIANVDLRAEMANREGFTIQITDDLSGIAGWRGTLDGEWILLEYDPKTKTIYHRFDKHTKAPGRKTFKVQVTDDRGNRAEWGQVFNR, translated from the coding sequence TTGCATCTCCACGCCGACCTGCTCCCCATGCGGCCGATCCACTCCTGCGCCCCTATCATCATTCTGCTGCTGCTCAGCACCATAGCCCCATTCGCTTCACGCGCGCAACAGCCGAAGACCCACACGGGCTACATCCAGCCGATGGACATACCGCTGGACCTGAGCGGCAACTTCATGGAGCCCCGTAGCAACCACTTCCACAGCGGGCTGGATATGCGCACCCAGGGCCGGGAGGGTATTCCCGTGCGGGCCGTGGCCGATGGCTGGGTGTCCCGGATCAAGATCAGCCCCTGGGGCTATGGCAAGGCGGTCTACATCGACCATGAGGATGGCCACACCACCGTGTACGGACACCTTCAAAGGCTGGAGGGTGCCACCGCCGAGGCCTGCCTGGATGCCCAGTACCGCGCCAAGGACTTCAGCATCGACATCTACCCGGACAAGGGCAAGCTGCCCGTGAAGCAGGGCGAGACGATCGCCCTGAGCGGCAACACGGGCAGCAGCGGCGGTCCGCACCTGCATTTCGAGGTGCGCAAGACGGCTGGCCAACGCGCCATAGATCCCGAACTCTTCGGGTTGCGCGCCCCGGACCGCACACCGCCGGAGATCGTGGGCGTACGCATCCATCCGTTGACGGACTCTTCGCAGGTGGCCCCCTACCCCGGCAAGGCCCTGGGCTTCGCCGCCCAAGGCGGTGGGGGGCACTACGGGCTGAAGCCCGGCGAGCGCGTGGCCGCCTTCGGCACCGTGGGCTTCTCCATCAACACCTTCGACCGTTACGACAACAGCACCTTCCGCATGGGGGTGCGCCGCATCGAACTCTTCGTGGACAGTGTGGCGGTCTTCACCACCCGCTTCGACGAGGTGGACTTCGACCACAATCGCTACTGCAACGCCCATGTGGAGTTCGGTCTCTTCAAGGAACACAAGAAGGACTACCACCGCTGCTTCAAGCTGCCGCACAACAAGTTGCGGATCTATGGCAAGGAACCCGCCCAAGGCCGCATCGTGCCCGTGCCCGGCCGCGACCATGCCGTGCGTTTCGTGGTCACTGATGGGCGTGGGAACACTTCGGAACTGACCTTCACCCTGCATGGAGCAACGGCGGAAGAAGCCGCCTCCTGGCCCATTCCCATGCTGGAGGGCAGCTTGTTCCGGTATGATGCCGCCAACGTGCTGGAGGAGGAAGGCGTGCGCATGACCCTTCCCGCGATGGCGCTGTACGATGATGTCTTCGTGCGTTATGCCCGCAAGCCGGCGCCCGCCAAAGCATATGGTCCGTTGCACCTGCTGCACGACCCCCTGGAGCCGATCCACGCCAACTGCGGACTGTGGATCGCGACGCCGGACATCCCAGAGCGGCATCGAAGCAAGGCCCTCATCGTGAGCATGGAGGCCGACGGCAAGCTATCCCCACAGGGTGGCACCTGGCAGGACGGCGGGGTGCGCGCGGAAGTGCGGGCCTTTGGCCACTACACCGTGATGCTGGACACCGTTCCACCCAAGATCGCGAACGTGGACCTGCGCGCCGAGATGGCCAACCGCGAGGGCTTCACCATACAGATCACGGACGACCTGTCCGGGATCGCCGGTTGGCGCGGCACACTGGACGGCGAGTGGATCCTGCTGGAGTACGACCCCAAGACCAAGACCATTTACCACCGCTTTGACAAGCATACGAAGGCGCCCGGCAGGAAGACCTTCAAGGTGCAGGTGACCGACGACCGCGGCAACCGCGCCGAGTGGGGCCAGGTGTTCAACCGCTGA